The following are encoded in a window of Candidatus Schekmanbacteria bacterium genomic DNA:
- the gltA gene encoding NADPH-dependent glutamate synthase, giving the protein MSKNNLTPKERMQIERQPMPEQDPNVRNKNFEQVNLGLAEEMAIMEAKRCLQCKKPMCVQGCPVGIDIPAFINLIAEGRYLEAARKIKEKNSLPAVCGRVCPQEEQCEGVCVLSKKSMPVAIGNLERFAADFEMAMGEIKIPPLPKPTGKKVAVIGSGPSGLTVAGELAKMGHQVTVFEALHKSGGVLIYGIPEFRLPKKILQVEIDYVSKLGVEIVNNFVIGKTKTLDELLSNGYDAAFIGSGAGLPYFMNIPGENLNGVYSANEYLTRNNLMKAYLFPEYDTPIFRGKNVAVIGGGNTAMDAVRTSKRLGAEHSYIIYRRSRAEMPARIEEIKHAEEEGVEFLLLNNPLRIIGDEKGWVKEIECIKMELGEPDESGRRRPVPIEGSEFTIKVDTVVVAIGNGANPLIPMTTKGIETNRYGNITIDPKTGATSKPGVFAGGDIVRGGATVILAMGDGKVAANSINEYLK; this is encoded by the coding sequence ATGAGCAAAAATAATCTTACACCAAAAGAAAGAATGCAGATTGAAAGGCAGCCGATGCCTGAGCAGGACCCTAATGTGAGGAACAAAAATTTTGAGCAGGTCAACCTCGGCTTAGCTGAAGAAATGGCAATAATGGAAGCTAAGCGCTGTCTGCAGTGTAAAAAACCTATGTGTGTTCAAGGATGTCCTGTTGGTATCGACATACCTGCCTTTATAAATTTGATTGCAGAAGGAAGATATCTTGAAGCCGCTCGAAAGATAAAAGAAAAAAACTCATTGCCTGCTGTGTGTGGAAGAGTCTGCCCTCAAGAGGAACAATGTGAAGGAGTTTGTGTCCTTTCAAAAAAGAGTATGCCGGTAGCAATAGGGAATCTTGAAAGGTTCGCCGCAGATTTCGAAATGGCAATGGGTGAGATAAAGATACCACCTCTTCCAAAACCAACGGGGAAAAAAGTAGCTGTCATAGGGTCAGGACCTTCAGGATTAACAGTAGCTGGTGAGCTTGCAAAGATGGGGCATCAGGTAACTGTTTTTGAAGCCCTCCATAAATCAGGCGGCGTTTTAATTTATGGCATTCCCGAGTTTCGTCTACCAAAGAAGATCCTTCAGGTTGAAATTGATTATGTCAGCAAGCTTGGAGTAGAAATCGTAAACAATTTTGTGATTGGAAAAACAAAAACCTTGGATGAACTTCTTTCCAATGGGTATGATGCCGCATTTATTGGCTCAGGTGCTGGATTGCCTTACTTTATGAACATTCCCGGCGAAAACCTCAACGGTGTATATTCTGCCAATGAATATCTTACGCGCAATAATTTGATGAAAGCATATTTATTCCCGGAATATGATACACCTATCTTTCGAGGAAAAAATGTTGCAGTTATAGGCGGAGGGAATACCGCAATGGATGCCGTAAGGACATCCAAGAGACTTGGAGCAGAACATTCATACATTATTTATCGCCGTTCAAGAGCTGAAATGCCCGCAAGAATCGAAGAAATAAAGCATGCTGAAGAAGAAGGTGTTGAATTTCTTCTCCTCAACAATCCTTTGAGAATAATTGGAGATGAAAAAGGATGGGTCAAAGAAATAGAATGTATAAAGATGGAGCTTGGAGAACCCGATGAATCCGGACGAAGAAGGCCTGTGCCAATTGAAGGTTCAGAATTCACCATAAAAGTTGATACAGTCGTAGTTGCAATCGGGAATGGTGCTAATCCGTTAATACCTATGACAACTAAAGGAATAGAAACAAATCGATACGGCAATATAACAATCGACCCTAAAACAGGCGCAACGAGTAAACCGGGCGTTTTCGCAGGCGGAGATATCGTGAGAGGTGGTGCAACAGTTATTCTTGCAATGGGTGACGGGAAAGTTGCCGCTAATTCAATCAATGAATATCTAAAGTAA
- a CDS encoding sulfide/dihydroorotate dehydrogenase-like FAD/NAD-binding protein translates to MFEVIEKRVLSPVVSLLKFRAPHIAQSRKPGQFIIFQIDEKGERVPLTIADADPEEGTITLICQSVGKSTRKFNALEKGDKILSLVGPLGKPSHIENFGNAVCIGGGLGIAVVYPLGKALKECGNYVSSIMGFRSKELLFMEDELRSISDELHIVTDDGSYVRRGLVTDVLKELIDEGKKIDIVFAVGPVPMMRAVCDITAKHNIKTIVSLNPIMVDGTGMCGACRVTIGGKTQFVCVDGPEFDGHQVDFVELSKRQSFYRENEKISLEMMNDHKKCWEKESKVK, encoded by the coding sequence ATGTTTGAAGTAATAGAAAAGAGAGTACTTTCTCCAGTTGTGAGCTTGTTAAAATTTAGGGCTCCCCATATTGCTCAATCAAGAAAGCCGGGACAATTCATAATATTTCAAATCGATGAAAAGGGTGAAAGGGTCCCCCTTACAATTGCAGATGCTGACCCTGAAGAGGGCACTATCACATTAATTTGCCAAAGTGTAGGCAAATCGACCCGAAAATTTAATGCTCTTGAAAAGGGCGATAAAATTCTCAGTCTTGTGGGACCGCTTGGCAAACCATCACATATAGAAAATTTCGGAAATGCCGTGTGCATAGGAGGAGGACTTGGTATTGCTGTAGTATATCCCCTTGGAAAAGCTTTAAAAGAATGTGGAAATTATGTAAGTTCTATAATGGGATTCAGGTCAAAAGAACTCTTATTTATGGAAGATGAGCTTCGCTCAATATCAGATGAGCTTCATATAGTAACTGATGATGGCAGTTATGTTAGAAGAGGACTTGTAACTGATGTCTTAAAAGAGCTAATAGATGAAGGAAAAAAGATTGATATAGTATTTGCAGTTGGTCCTGTGCCTATGATGAGGGCGGTATGCGACATTACAGCTAAACATAATATCAAAACCATTGTGAGCTTGAACCCTATTATGGTAGACGGCACAGGTATGTGTGGGGCATGCCGTGTAACAATAGGCGGCAAAACTCAGTTTGTTTGTGTTGATGGCCCGGAATTCGACGGACATCAGGTTGATTTCGTCGAACTTTCAAAAAGACAAAGCTTTTATAGAGAAAATGAAAAGATTTCTCTTGAAATGATGAATGACCACAAAAAATGTTGGGAGAAAGAGTCTAAAGTAAAATGA